The Rhodocytophaga rosea genome has a segment encoding these proteins:
- a CDS encoding SCO family protein: protein MSNETFSNKVYVAEFFFTSCPTICPRMKTQLLRVYNAFKDNPEVLFLSHTLDPVHDSVPVLREYAQRLNISNSKWHLVTGDREKIYDLAQNHYLITASQSSLADRSVIHSGAFILIDQKGAVKGLYDSTSEKEIDRMMQDMNKIVTSKNYFTRIRTNHLADKF, encoded by the coding sequence GTGAGTAATGAAACATTCTCTAATAAAGTATATGTAGCAGAATTCTTTTTTACATCCTGCCCCACTATTTGTCCACGTATGAAAACTCAATTGCTACGAGTATACAATGCATTCAAAGACAATCCAGAAGTATTGTTTCTCTCTCATACCCTTGATCCTGTACACGATTCGGTACCAGTATTAAGAGAGTATGCGCAGCGGCTGAATATTTCAAATAGCAAATGGCATTTAGTTACCGGAGATCGGGAAAAAATTTATGATCTGGCTCAAAATCATTATCTGATCACAGCCTCTCAAAGTTCGCTTGCCGATAGAAGTGTAATTCATAGTGGCGCATTTATTCTCATAGATCAAAAGGGTGCAGTAAAAGGCTTATATGACAGCACTAGTGAAAAGGAAATAGATCGTATGATGCAAGATATGAACAAGATAGTCACTTCAAAGAATTATTTCACCAGAATCAGGACCAATCATCTTGCCGATAAATTTTAA
- a CDS encoding tetratricopeptide repeat protein: MAHRFFNQGLNLTYGFNHGEAERSYREAIRLDSTCAMCYWGAAYVLGTNYNAAMEEAKQAEAQRLTQKAVEYSHNATDWERALIQASVSRYSYEKTKDQSILDKAYAEAMSKVYEQFTSHDDIVSLYAESLMNLHPWDLYTRRGEPKPWTHEIVHTIESVLKRNPHHPGANHLYIHVVEASATPERGLASADRLYDLMPGAGHIVHMPSHIYIRTGDYHKGSMVNEKAAEVDSLYITNCNSQGAYPLVYFPHNIHFLAATAAFEGRGETSINAAFRVASHVDTTVMREAGMQTLQHYRMIPHYVLVKFMQWDHILTLPQPASDLVYPQSVWRYARGMAFAGKNKLPEAKQELKTLKTLMQDSTLKTITIWELNGADKLIEIASRVLQAEILRKEGNNNTAISLLQEATDIEDKLNYNEPPDWFFSVRHSLGAVLLENRQYKEAEKVFKDDLFFIPKNGWALNGLYQSLIGQKKLNEAREVKKQFGQAWQYADIELASSEVRPIAYRNINNEKFTGSYLAGLSTISVCSPGRK, encoded by the coding sequence ATGGCGCATCGCTTTTTTAACCAGGGACTGAATCTCACCTACGGATTTAATCACGGAGAAGCAGAGCGTTCGTACCGGGAAGCGATACGGCTGGATTCTACTTGTGCGATGTGTTACTGGGGAGCCGCCTATGTGTTGGGGACTAATTATAATGCAGCCATGGAAGAAGCCAAACAAGCAGAAGCGCAGCGCCTGACACAGAAAGCAGTAGAATACAGCCATAATGCTACAGACTGGGAAAGAGCCTTGATCCAAGCTTCTGTTTCACGGTATTCCTATGAAAAAACAAAAGACCAATCGATATTAGACAAGGCGTATGCAGAAGCAATGAGTAAAGTGTATGAGCAGTTTACAAGCCATGATGATATTGTTAGTTTGTATGCAGAATCCTTAATGAATCTGCATCCATGGGATTTGTATACCAGACGGGGTGAACCTAAACCTTGGACACATGAAATTGTACATACGATTGAAAGCGTATTAAAGCGGAATCCCCATCATCCTGGTGCCAATCATTTATATATCCATGTAGTGGAAGCCTCTGCCACTCCGGAAAGAGGTTTAGCCAGCGCAGACCGTTTATATGATTTGATGCCAGGCGCCGGACATATTGTGCACATGCCTTCGCATATTTATATCCGCACCGGCGACTACCACAAAGGTTCTATGGTGAACGAAAAAGCCGCTGAAGTAGATAGTTTGTACATTACTAATTGTAACAGCCAGGGAGCGTATCCGCTGGTGTATTTTCCACATAATATTCATTTTCTGGCGGCTACTGCTGCGTTTGAAGGCAGGGGCGAAACATCTATTAATGCCGCTTTTAGGGTAGCCAGCCATGTAGATACTACTGTAATGCGGGAGGCAGGAATGCAAACTTTGCAGCATTACCGCATGATTCCACATTATGTACTCGTAAAATTTATGCAATGGGATCATATTCTGACTTTACCTCAACCTGCCAGTGATCTGGTGTACCCTCAGTCAGTGTGGCGCTATGCCAGGGGAATGGCTTTCGCCGGAAAAAATAAATTGCCAGAGGCAAAACAGGAACTGAAGACTTTGAAAACACTTATGCAGGATAGCACCTTAAAAACAATTACCATCTGGGAGTTGAATGGGGCAGACAAGTTGATCGAAATTGCCAGCCGGGTATTACAAGCCGAGATCCTGCGTAAAGAAGGAAATAATAATACAGCTATCAGTTTGTTACAAGAGGCCACTGACATAGAAGATAAGCTCAATTACAACGAACCTCCAGACTGGTTTTTCTCCGTTCGGCATTCACTGGGAGCTGTATTACTGGAAAATAGGCAATACAAAGAAGCTGAGAAGGTGTTTAAAGATGATTTGTTTTTTATCCCAAAAAACGGATGGGCATTGAATGGGTTGTATCAGAGCTTGATCGGGCAGAAGAAACTGAATGAGGCCAGGGAGGTGAAAAAGCAGTTTGGACAAGCCTGGCAGTATGCAGATATTGAACTAGCTAGTTCAGAGGTACGGCCGATTGCGTATCGGAACATCAATAACGAAAAATTCACAGGTTCCTATCTGGCCGGATTATCTACTATTTCTGTATGCAGCCCTGGCAGGAAGTGA
- a CDS encoding orotidine 5'-phosphate decarboxylase / HUMPS family protein, whose amino-acid sequence MKPIVQISLDLTNIDEALETAALAMRAGIDWLEAGTPLILAEGLHGVRKLRAAFPGVPIVADLKTMDGGYLEVEMMAKAGATHVVVMARAHEETIKCVVKAGKDFGVKVMGDNMVCPDMVAGARWLEDLGCDYVIHHIGYDERRGIAARGKRMPSPLDQLREVVQAVRIPVQAVGGLSLEQAIRCPEYGAPLVVLGAPLTIDADSFKTANGDLESSLRLICEKIHAYGEVPVAGA is encoded by the coding sequence ATGAAACCTATCGTTCAAATTTCACTCGACCTTACCAATATTGACGAAGCCCTGGAAACCGCTGCCTTAGCTATGCGAGCAGGTATAGACTGGCTGGAGGCTGGGACCCCACTCATTCTGGCTGAGGGTCTCCATGGAGTACGCAAATTACGGGCTGCCTTTCCTGGTGTTCCCATTGTGGCTGACCTCAAAACCATGGATGGTGGATATCTGGAAGTAGAAATGATGGCAAAAGCTGGGGCTACGCATGTGGTGGTAATGGCCAGGGCACATGAAGAAACCATTAAATGTGTAGTAAAGGCAGGAAAGGATTTTGGCGTGAAAGTGATGGGCGATAACATGGTTTGTCCGGATATGGTAGCTGGAGCCAGATGGCTCGAAGACCTAGGCTGCGATTATGTTATCCATCATATCGGCTACGACGAACGCCGGGGAATTGCGGCCCGGGGTAAACGTATGCCCAGTCCGCTGGACCAACTCCGGGAAGTCGTGCAAGCCGTGCGGATTCCGGTTCAAGCTGTAGGTGGACTTAGTCTGGAACAAGCCATTCGCTGTCCGGAGTATGGAGCGCCACTGGTTGTTTTGGGAGCTCCTTTAACCATTGATGCAGATTCTTTTAAAACGGCAAATGGTGATCTAGAAAGTTCGCTCCGGCTGATCTGTGAGAAAATTCATGCGTACGGCGAAGTACCTGTCGCTGGCGCTTAA